Proteins co-encoded in one Flavobacteriaceae bacterium MAR_2009_75 genomic window:
- a CDS encoding cysteine synthase B, whose translation MSHNLLDLIGNTPLVESRVLNTNPNIKLYFKLEGQNPGGSVKDRAAFNMIKSALARGEINSESKLIEATSGNTGIALAMIAGVYGLNIELVMPENATKERVQTMKAYGAKVTLTSSDVGIEGARDYAESKVKNEGYTMINQFANDDNWKAHYKTTGPEIWKDTENKITHFVSAMGTTGTIMGTSTYLKEQNKAIQIVGVQPTDNSSIPGIRKWPQEYLPKIFDASKVDQVIEVSEEEAREMARKLAKEEGIFSGMSSGGAAAAALRLAETLESGVIVSIVCDRGDRYLSSDMFD comes from the coding sequence ATGTCTCATAACTTACTTGATTTAATTGGTAACACGCCTTTAGTTGAATCTCGTGTATTGAATACAAACCCGAACATAAAATTATATTTCAAATTAGAAGGCCAAAACCCTGGTGGTAGTGTTAAGGATCGTGCAGCTTTTAATATGATAAAAAGCGCGTTAGCCCGCGGGGAAATCAATTCGGAGTCTAAACTAATCGAGGCCACGAGTGGAAATACTGGTATCGCCTTAGCCATGATTGCAGGTGTTTACGGTTTGAATATTGAATTGGTTATGCCTGAAAATGCTACTAAAGAACGTGTTCAGACAATGAAAGCCTATGGTGCAAAGGTTACCTTGACCTCTTCGGATGTCGGAATCGAAGGTGCTCGAGACTATGCTGAATCAAAAGTGAAAAACGAAGGGTATACAATGATCAACCAATTTGCCAACGACGATAATTGGAAAGCTCATTATAAAACAACGGGGCCCGAAATTTGGAAAGATACCGAGAACAAAATAACCCATTTTGTATCTGCCATGGGAACCACCGGCACGATAATGGGTACTTCTACCTATTTAAAGGAACAGAATAAAGCTATTCAAATTGTTGGGGTGCAACCTACAGATAATTCGAGTATACCGGGTATTAGAAAATGGCCGCAAGAATATTTACCTAAGATTTTTGACGCTAGCAAGGTTGACCAAGTAATTGAAGTAAGCGAAGAAGAGGCAAGAGAAATGGCGCGTAAATTGGCCAAAGAAGAAGGTATTTTTTCTGGTATGAGCAGTGGCGGAGCTGCTGCTGCTGCACTTCGTTTGGCCGAAACCCTTGAGAGTGGGGTAATCGTGTCGATTGTGTGTGATCGTGGTGATCGCTATTTGTCTTCAGACATGTTCGATTAA
- a CDS encoding magnesium transporter, translating to MGKPKRKKILSKLRPKKKSRFEGKMGKAPGTITYMGRREGKESVVNILEYNNEELNTINPGNIDSIVAHKDPPLTSWIDIIGISDEDFIEKVGKRFGLNSLVMEDTVNTHQRPKVDEYEDYIFGVFKMLYVDDETQELVCEHVAMVLLENCVLVFQELEDDVFTGVRNRVRNKSGRIRSRGADYLFFALLDAIVDNYFVVLEYLNEKIEHLEELVYANPTNEVAQEIQNVKKEVLKVRRWISPVRELVGRLIDSENPLISKDTKVFLRDVLDHSLEINESLQIYREMSMSLMEMYMSNMSNKMNEVMKVLTIMASIFIPLTFIAGIYGMNFDHMPELHWKYGYPMVWGLMIALFIGLLIYFKIKKWL from the coding sequence ATGGGAAAGCCAAAAAGAAAGAAAATTCTAAGTAAACTTAGACCTAAGAAAAAATCGAGATTTGAGGGTAAAATGGGTAAAGCCCCTGGTACCATTACCTATATGGGCCGAAGAGAAGGCAAAGAAAGTGTTGTCAATATTCTCGAGTATAACAATGAGGAGCTGAATACCATTAACCCAGGTAATATTGACTCAATTGTTGCTCATAAAGACCCACCTCTTACTTCTTGGATCGACATTATAGGCATTAGTGATGAGGATTTTATAGAGAAGGTCGGCAAACGTTTCGGGTTAAATTCATTGGTGATGGAAGATACCGTGAATACCCATCAAAGACCAAAAGTGGATGAATACGAAGACTACATTTTCGGTGTTTTTAAAATGCTTTATGTAGATGATGAAACTCAAGAGCTCGTATGTGAACATGTAGCTATGGTACTTCTTGAAAATTGTGTGCTTGTTTTTCAAGAATTGGAAGATGATGTATTTACAGGGGTTAGAAATCGAGTGCGCAACAAGTCGGGAAGAATTCGAAGTAGGGGAGCCGATTATTTATTTTTTGCACTGCTCGATGCCATTGTAGATAACTACTTTGTGGTTTTGGAGTACTTAAATGAAAAGATAGAGCACCTTGAAGAATTGGTATATGCGAACCCGACAAATGAGGTTGCCCAAGAGATACAGAATGTAAAAAAAGAAGTACTAAAAGTTCGCAGGTGGATATCGCCTGTACGGGAGTTGGTGGGTCGTTTGATTGATTCTGAAAACCCGTTAATCTCTAAAGATACCAAAGTATTCTTGAGAGATGTGTTAGATCATTCCCTTGAAATCAACGAAAGTCTTCAAATCTATCGTGAAATGTCTATGAGTCTTATGGAGATGTATATGAGCAATATGAGCAATAAAATGAACGAGGTGATGAAAGTACTGACTATAATGGCCTCGATATTTATTCCCTTGACTTTTATTGCCGGTATCTACGGTATGAATTTTGACCATATGCCCGAACTACATTGGAAATATGGCTACCCTATGGTTTGGGGACTTATGATTGCACTTTTCATAGGTTTGTTGATCTATTTTAAGATTAAGAAGTGGTTATAA
- a CDS encoding tRNA pseudouridine38-40 synthase (manually curated) has protein sequence MHRKRFYYLISLQYLGFRYSGWQNQPGQKTLESMLVKTLKFVLPDQKFKILGAGRTDAKVSALEMNFELFLEDRALNDNDSFLQLLNLNLPPDIKAIGIKEVDNSFNVIKDTKLKEYIYLFSFGEKNHPFCAPFLANIIEPLDIELMKNAACYFQGIHDFSSYTARLREGTNTIRSVLSCELKENDLLTANFFPEKSYALYIKASGFMRYQVRMIMGALIQVGKGELSISEIKKSLENKNEVKLTYVAPASGLLLNKIDFQKS, from the coding sequence ATGCATAGAAAGCGATTTTATTATTTAATAAGCCTACAATATTTGGGTTTTCGGTATAGCGGTTGGCAAAATCAACCTGGTCAAAAGACTTTAGAATCTATGTTGGTGAAAACTTTGAAGTTTGTATTACCCGACCAGAAGTTTAAAATATTGGGGGCAGGCCGTACCGATGCCAAGGTTTCTGCACTAGAAATGAATTTCGAGTTATTTCTTGAAGACCGGGCCCTAAACGATAATGACTCATTTTTACAGCTACTTAATTTGAATCTACCACCCGATATAAAAGCTATTGGTATTAAAGAGGTCGATAATTCTTTCAATGTAATTAAAGATACCAAGTTGAAAGAGTACATCTACTTATTTTCTTTCGGAGAAAAGAACCATCCCTTTTGTGCACCTTTCTTAGCGAATATTATAGAGCCACTTGATATTGAACTCATGAAAAATGCCGCTTGTTATTTTCAAGGCATACACGACTTTTCTTCATACACCGCTAGATTGCGTGAAGGCACGAATACGATTAGATCTGTTCTCTCTTGTGAATTGAAAGAAAATGATTTATTGACAGCTAATTTTTTTCCTGAGAAAAGCTATGCTCTTTATATTAAAGCTTCCGGTTTTATGCGCTATCAAGTTCGTATGATTATGGGGGCGCTGATTCAAGTGGGAAAAGGAGAACTCTCTATTTCTGAAATTAAAAAATCTTTAGAAAATAAAAATGAAGTTAAGTTGACATACGTTGCTCCTGCATCTGGATTGTTACTAAACAAAATAGATTTTCAAAAAAGTTAA
- a CDS encoding DNA-binding response OmpR family regulator: protein MKEILIIEDDLEIIKLLEIHLTDLIYNTSKATDGAEGLKMALEKDYDLILLDLTLPTMDGIEICKRLRSTKQTPVIMLTAKSEEIDRVLGLEIGADDYITKPFSIRELLARIKAVLRRTNKIVGGKEESSAMAFEGLRIDIDKRKVLLHDNKIELSPKEFELLVLMAANPGRNYSRTELLNIIWGYNFDGYEHTVNSHINRLRAKIESDMANPTYILTTWGVGYKFNEDIAV, encoded by the coding sequence ATGAAAGAAATATTGATTATTGAAGATGATTTAGAAATCATCAAACTGTTAGAAATACATCTAACCGACCTTATCTATAATACATCTAAGGCCACAGACGGCGCAGAAGGCCTGAAAATGGCGTTGGAAAAGGACTATGACCTCATATTGCTAGACCTTACCTTACCGACAATGGATGGTATTGAAATATGCAAAAGGTTACGAAGCACGAAACAGACACCGGTTATTATGCTTACCGCTAAATCTGAAGAAATAGATAGGGTTCTAGGCCTTGAAATTGGCGCAGATGACTACATTACCAAACCTTTTAGCATAAGGGAGTTGTTAGCCAGAATCAAAGCAGTTCTTCGTAGAACCAATAAAATTGTCGGTGGTAAAGAAGAATCATCCGCCATGGCTTTTGAAGGACTTCGAATAGATATCGACAAACGAAAGGTACTTTTGCACGATAATAAGATAGAGCTTTCGCCCAAAGAATTTGAATTATTGGTTTTAATGGCGGCTAACCCCGGTAGAAATTATTCTAGAACCGAACTTTTGAATATCATCTGGGGCTATAATTTTGATGGTTACGAACATACCGTGAATTCACATATAAACCGTCTTAGGGCCAAAATTGAATCTGATATGGCCAACCCGACCTATATACTGACCACTTGGGGTGTAGGTTATAAGTTTAACGAAGATATTGCAGTATGA
- a CDS encoding signal transduction histidine kinase, translating to MTKTEKTLTPKLIKKLWMAFILLVLLMGASYIFITGYFANKYSQETTQRLNADVANHVIAEKFNGASPFMEDGSVNSALFGDLMHDMMAVNQSIEVYLLGQSGEILYSVVLDPDDKDAAKSVDLAPIKSFIADEGTNFILGDDPRNPGEKKIFSAAPYRVDNHQGFIYIVLAGKKFQEVSDNLMSQYFTRLGIGATLLTMVFSAIIGLLAIWFLTKNLRLITQTVRSFHDGDLEARIPDPEKSDIEVFAKSFNDMADNIVGNMDKMKSVDLLRRELIANVSHDLRTPLAILKGYIETLQMKRDTLSEIEKDEYLQITHDNVDKLSNLINQLFEYSKLEAEQVVPVKEPFSITELSHDLIAKFNVLAKQKEIELELDNPQENCLVYADVSLVERALQNLIENAIKYTEPMGKVTLSLQKKGQNVEINITDTGTGIPVNEQPFIFDRYKQVDKSTKKQGYGLGLAIVKKIMDLHDTTITVLSKPKQGSSFIFNLPAYQV from the coding sequence ATGACCAAGACCGAAAAAACCCTTACACCCAAACTCATCAAAAAATTATGGATGGCATTCATACTTCTGGTGCTTTTGATGGGTGCTTCCTATATATTCATCACAGGATATTTTGCCAATAAATACAGTCAAGAGACCACCCAAAGGTTGAATGCCGATGTCGCTAACCACGTTATTGCCGAAAAATTCAATGGAGCTTCGCCATTTATGGAAGATGGTAGTGTTAACAGTGCTCTGTTCGGCGATTTAATGCATGATATGATGGCCGTGAACCAAAGTATCGAAGTTTATCTTCTCGGTCAATCAGGCGAAATTCTCTATTCGGTAGTTCTTGACCCTGATGATAAAGATGCCGCCAAATCGGTTGATCTTGCACCAATTAAATCTTTTATTGCTGACGAAGGCACAAATTTTATTCTGGGCGATGATCCTAGAAATCCGGGTGAGAAGAAAATATTTTCAGCTGCCCCTTATAGGGTCGACAATCATCAAGGCTTCATATATATTGTGTTAGCCGGTAAAAAATTTCAAGAGGTTAGTGACAACCTCATGAGTCAGTATTTTACGAGATTGGGTATTGGTGCTACATTGTTAACTATGGTATTCTCGGCCATAATCGGCTTATTGGCCATTTGGTTCTTGACCAAAAATCTTCGTTTAATTACCCAGACGGTAAGAAGTTTTCATGACGGAGATTTGGAAGCAAGAATACCGGATCCTGAAAAATCAGACATTGAAGTGTTTGCGAAATCATTTAATGATATGGCCGATAACATCGTTGGCAATATGGATAAAATGAAATCAGTAGATTTATTGAGAAGGGAATTAATTGCGAACGTTTCTCACGATTTAAGAACTCCATTAGCCATTTTGAAAGGGTATATAGAAACCTTGCAAATGAAACGAGATACCTTATCGGAAATCGAGAAAGACGAATATTTACAGATTACTCACGACAATGTCGATAAGCTCTCAAATTTAATCAATCAACTCTTCGAATATTCAAAACTCGAAGCCGAACAAGTCGTGCCGGTAAAAGAACCTTTTTCGATAACGGAACTGTCCCATGACCTAATCGCCAAATTCAATGTGTTGGCCAAACAAAAAGAGATTGAGCTAGAGCTTGACAACCCACAAGAAAATTGTTTGGTATATGCCGACGTTAGCCTAGTGGAAAGGGCTCTTCAGAACTTAATTGAAAACGCTATAAAGTACACCGAACCTATGGGAAAGGTGACTCTTTCGCTACAAAAGAAAGGGCAAAATGTAGAGATAAACATTACCGACACGGGTACGGGAATTCCCGTAAATGAACAACCTTTTATTTTCGATCGGTACAAACAAGTGGATAAGAGTACCAAAAAACAAGGCTACGGATTAGGTTTGGCCATTGTCAAAAAAATTATGGATTTGCATGATACTACCATCACGGTTTTGAGCAAACCGAAGCAAGGAAGCTCGTTTATTTTCAATTTACCGGCATATCAAGTTTAA
- a CDS encoding galactose oxidase-like protein — MKFTNLFLISISLVLFHSCSDDNSPIEIPEPDSEQSEEPQVEEEVDEEEPINISPDSFSLLSLEDGEENSNLNPQLKWGAANDQDGDTVTYQLILDSNESPENVLVENLTETQFTITESLERNTLYFWKVIASDNNGNETESSETYSFGTKGISFSETALTANTEFTARRNHSITEFNGKLWMIGGQDDNESYDNVYSSADGSSWELEAENPFDVFNKSNHTTVVFKNKLWAIGGWYSDIWSSTNGKDWSMETATPNFGAREGHSTVVFNNKMWVIGGSEGPEQFNDVWYTDDGITWSLAIENAQFSPRMDHTTVVHDNKMYLIGGTSVTNFSPSFYNDVYVSTDGITWTQISAESSFEVRSDHTSLVFDNKIWVIGGWSAVNNEETFEQDVASFDDVWYSENGIQWSNLNVSESYSPRMGHASAVFDGKIIISGGLNIKQADSSRTHYNDVWVVE, encoded by the coding sequence ATGAAGTTCACAAATTTATTTTTGATTAGTATTTCTTTAGTTCTCTTCCATTCATGTTCCGATGATAACAGCCCCATTGAGATTCCCGAACCTGATAGTGAACAGTCTGAAGAACCCCAGGTAGAAGAGGAAGTAGATGAAGAAGAACCCATAAATATCTCACCTGATTCTTTTAGCTTATTATCATTGGAAGATGGCGAAGAGAATAGTAATCTAAACCCACAATTAAAATGGGGCGCCGCCAATGATCAAGATGGTGATACCGTTACTTATCAACTGATTTTAGACTCCAACGAATCACCAGAGAATGTACTGGTAGAAAATCTAACCGAGACCCAGTTTACTATCACTGAAAGTTTAGAGCGCAATACGTTATATTTTTGGAAGGTAATAGCATCTGATAATAATGGTAATGAAACCGAAAGTTCTGAAACGTATAGCTTTGGTACAAAAGGTATTTCTTTTTCAGAAACAGCCTTAACTGCGAATACCGAATTTACGGCAAGAAGAAATCATAGTATTACAGAATTTAATGGAAAGTTATGGATGATAGGTGGCCAAGATGACAACGAATCATATGATAACGTCTATTCTTCTGCTGATGGAAGTTCTTGGGAATTAGAAGCTGAAAACCCTTTTGATGTTTTTAATAAAAGTAACCATACTACGGTTGTTTTTAAAAATAAACTTTGGGCAATTGGAGGCTGGTATAGCGACATTTGGTCTTCAACTAACGGCAAAGATTGGTCTATGGAAACGGCTACTCCGAACTTTGGGGCCCGTGAAGGACATTCAACGGTTGTCTTCAACAATAAAATGTGGGTAATTGGCGGTAGCGAGGGACCAGAGCAATTCAATGATGTGTGGTATACAGACGATGGAATCACGTGGTCATTAGCTATTGAAAATGCTCAATTCTCACCCCGTATGGATCATACTACTGTTGTTCATGACAACAAGATGTATTTGATAGGAGGTACTTCAGTAACAAACTTTTCTCCATCTTTTTATAATGATGTTTATGTATCAACAGATGGAATCACTTGGACACAAATTTCTGCTGAATCTAGCTTCGAAGTACGTTCTGATCACACCTCTTTGGTATTCGATAATAAAATTTGGGTAATTGGCGGTTGGTCAGCTGTGAACAATGAAGAAACTTTCGAACAAGATGTAGCAAGTTTTGATGATGTGTGGTACTCCGAGAATGGAATTCAATGGAGCAACCTAAATGTTAGCGAATCCTATTCTCCAAGAATGGGGCATGCTTCAGCGGTGTTTGACGGTAAAATAATCATCTCTGGCGGATTAAATATTAAACAAGCCGATAGTAGTAGAACGCATTATAATGATGTATGGGTTGTGGAATAG
- a CDS encoding magnesium chelatase subunit I, with translation MSLDYNKITTVAQLKAAGYKSKSIKDELRDNLREKIKNGEETFPGVWGYENSVIPELERAILSRHNINLLGLRGQAKTRLARLMVNLLDEYIPVVSGSEINDDPLQPMSRYASELIKEKGDKTPISWLHRSERFAEKLATPDVTVADLIGDVDPIKAANLKLSYADDRVIHFGMIPRANRCIFVINELPDLQARIQVSLFNILEEGDIQIRGFKLRLPLDIQFVFTANPEDYTNRGSIVTPLKDRIGSQILTHYPESVEIARKITAQEAELDERQSESVYVPDMAKDLLEQIGFEARNSEYVDAKSGVSARTSITAYENLLSTAERRALQTGAENTMVRLSDFLGVIPAITGKIELVYEGEQEGADGVAEILIDDAVKSLFPNYFPKINKLEKKDAITPYDELVSWFFQGEGFELLDDFTDEEYKRALDSIPPLNQLIKEHQPDFAKKDVYFLKELVLWGLVSYNKLSKNRFSEGYQFKDLYGSFISGL, from the coding sequence ATGAGTCTGGATTATAATAAAATTACCACCGTGGCGCAGCTGAAGGCGGCAGGGTATAAAAGTAAGAGCATAAAAGATGAACTAAGGGATAACCTTCGTGAAAAAATTAAAAACGGAGAAGAGACATTTCCGGGAGTTTGGGGTTACGAAAATTCTGTAATTCCCGAACTGGAAAGAGCTATCCTATCCCGTCACAATATCAATCTCCTGGGCTTACGCGGTCAAGCGAAAACAAGGTTGGCTAGATTAATGGTCAACTTGCTCGATGAATATATTCCCGTTGTTTCTGGTTCTGAAATTAATGACGATCCATTGCAACCGATGTCTCGTTATGCTTCTGAATTAATTAAGGAGAAAGGTGATAAGACCCCTATTTCATGGCTACACCGTAGCGAGCGTTTTGCTGAAAAATTGGCTACCCCTGATGTAACGGTTGCCGATTTAATAGGTGATGTAGATCCTATAAAAGCTGCTAATCTTAAACTATCTTATGCCGATGATAGGGTTATTCACTTTGGTATGATTCCCAGAGCGAACCGCTGTATTTTTGTGATTAACGAATTACCTGATTTACAAGCGCGTATACAAGTTTCGCTATTTAATATTTTGGAGGAAGGCGATATACAAATTCGTGGTTTTAAGTTGAGACTGCCATTAGATATTCAGTTTGTGTTTACGGCAAACCCAGAAGATTATACCAATCGAGGAAGCATTGTAACGCCGTTGAAAGATAGAATAGGGTCTCAAATTTTGACCCATTACCCTGAATCCGTTGAAATTGCCCGTAAGATAACCGCGCAAGAAGCCGAGCTTGATGAGCGCCAGTCCGAATCGGTATATGTTCCTGATATGGCCAAAGATTTGTTGGAACAAATTGGTTTTGAGGCAAGAAATAGTGAATATGTAGATGCTAAAAGTGGTGTGAGTGCCCGTACCAGTATTACGGCTTATGAGAATTTGTTGAGTACTGCTGAAAGGCGAGCCTTGCAAACCGGTGCTGAAAATACCATGGTACGCTTGAGCGACTTCTTAGGAGTGATTCCTGCAATTACAGGTAAAATCGAATTGGTGTATGAAGGTGAGCAAGAGGGGGCTGATGGTGTTGCCGAAATACTGATAGATGATGCCGTAAAATCTCTATTTCCCAATTACTTTCCAAAAATTAATAAGCTAGAAAAGAAAGATGCGATTACCCCTTATGACGAACTTGTTAGTTGGTTTTTTCAGGGGGAGGGCTTCGAACTGCTAGACGATTTCACCGATGAAGAATATAAACGGGCTTTAGATAGTATTCCACCGTTGAATCAATTGATCAAAGAACATCAACCGGATTTCGCCAAAAAAGATGTTTACTTCTTAAAAGAATTGGTTCTTTGGGGGCTCGTATCTTATAACAAACTAAGTAAAAACCGATTTTCGGAAGGGTATCAGTTTAAAGATCTCTATGGTAGTTTTATCAGTGGTTTGTAA
- a CDS encoding putative dehydrogenase produces MNSNRRNFIKKTSMVGAGITLAPSLAKANIFSPKRALDAKYMGGFAAPKLDKVRFAFIGVGARGSGHAKQIAAIEGTEVVAISDLYEDLAKKSAEACKEQGKGNRHKKIKLYTDGENDWKKMLKEQKPDAVIIATPWKLHAPMAIEAMNSGAHAFVEVPLALTIDEMWQLVDTSEKTKKHCMMMENVNYGREELLYLNMCRQGAIGELLHGEASYIHELRGQMNEVDRGTGSWRTPHYAHRNGNLYPTHGLGPVAQYMNVGRGDDNFKFINSFSSPAKGRQLYAEKNFDADHKWNKLDYKGGDISTSIIKTTLGRTIMVQWDETSPRPYSRHNLIQGTKGTLAGFPTRIALEGGVEGVTENHHEWAEGEGLHKIYEKYEHPLYKRLGELAVKMGGHGGMDFMMLYRIVECLRNGEPLDQNLYEGCLWSAVGPLSEASVAANGAPQEFPDFTRGAWKDTEALAIIG; encoded by the coding sequence ATGAACTCGAACAGAAGAAACTTTATTAAAAAAACATCAATGGTCGGTGCCGGTATTACCTTGGCGCCCTCGTTGGCAAAAGCTAATATTTTTAGTCCAAAAAGAGCTTTAGATGCAAAATACATGGGTGGTTTTGCGGCCCCTAAATTAGACAAAGTACGTTTTGCCTTCATTGGTGTAGGTGCGAGAGGCTCAGGGCATGCGAAACAAATTGCTGCTATTGAAGGCACAGAGGTCGTTGCAATCTCTGATTTGTACGAAGACTTGGCCAAAAAATCTGCAGAAGCTTGTAAAGAACAAGGTAAAGGTAATCGCCACAAGAAAATTAAGTTGTATACCGATGGTGAGAATGATTGGAAAAAGATGCTGAAAGAGCAAAAACCTGATGCAGTTATTATCGCAACTCCATGGAAACTACATGCCCCAATGGCTATAGAAGCCATGAATTCAGGAGCCCATGCTTTTGTAGAAGTTCCGTTGGCCTTGACTATAGATGAGATGTGGCAGCTGGTAGACACTTCTGAAAAGACCAAGAAGCACTGCATGATGATGGAAAATGTAAACTATGGTCGTGAAGAACTTCTGTACTTGAACATGTGTCGACAGGGGGCAATAGGAGAGCTGCTTCACGGTGAAGCTTCTTATATACACGAGTTACGTGGCCAAATGAACGAAGTAGATAGGGGCACGGGATCCTGGAGAACCCCACACTATGCCCATAGAAACGGAAACCTTTACCCTACCCATGGTCTAGGCCCCGTTGCCCAGTACATGAATGTAGGTCGTGGCGATGACAATTTTAAGTTTATCAATTCTTTTTCATCCCCAGCAAAAGGAAGACAGCTATATGCAGAAAAGAATTTTGATGCAGACCACAAATGGAACAAGTTAGATTATAAAGGTGGCGATATAAGCACTTCAATCATAAAAACCACTCTGGGAAGAACTATTATGGTGCAGTGGGATGAAACGAGCCCTCGACCATATAGCCGTCACAACCTAATTCAAGGTACCAAAGGTACTTTGGCCGGTTTCCCGACTAGAATCGCACTAGAAGGTGGGGTAGAAGGTGTAACGGAAAATCACCATGAATGGGCAGAAGGTGAAGGCCTCCACAAGATTTATGAAAAATATGAGCATCCCTTATATAAACGCCTTGGTGAACTCGCGGTTAAAATGGGTGGCCATGGCGGAATGGATTTTATGATGCTTTATCGTATCGTGGAATGTCTTAGAAATGGCGAACCCTTGGATCAGAACCTTTATGAGGGTTGTTTATGGAGTGCAGTCGGGCCATTGAGTGAAGCGTCGGTTGCGGCTAATGGTGCGCCACAAGAATTCCCAGATTTTACCAGAGGTGCTTGGAAAGATACCGAGGCTTTGGCAATCATTGGGTAG